From the Drosophila suzukii chromosome 2 unlocalized genomic scaffold, CBGP_Dsuzu_IsoJpt1.0 scf_2c, whole genome shotgun sequence genome, one window contains:
- the LOC139354540 gene encoding uncharacterized protein — translation MSLSLDMKNDLLSIILEEIFSTGITIKYSDFSLLLDEICCHLPGEEKCKDYYFISRDGKKNPSGKLYSKYKNRRSRIKLKLAQNELFEKYEDLENQTPKVSESDRVS, via the exons ATGTCTTTAAGCCTGGATATGAAGAACGATCTTTTAAGCATTATCCTTGAGGAGATCTTCTCAACAGGGATAACTATCAAATATTCTGATTTTAGTCTGCTGCTGGACGAAATTTGCTGTCACTTACCTGGCGAAGAAAAATGCAAG GATTACTACTTCATTTCCCGAGACGGTAAAAAAAATCCATCGGGCAAACTGTACTCCAAATACAAAAATCGAAGGTCAAGAATCAAGCTAAAGCTAGCACAAAATGAGTTGTTTGAAAAGTATGAAGATTTGGAAAACCAAACCCCCAAGGTCTCAGAATCGGATCGTGTCTCTTAA